CCCTGTTTCCGTCCAGGAGCTGCACTTCTGCACACctttgagcagcagtatgatgcaggcaggagtctgtctgagacaggacactgagacaacactaccagagctcactgagcagcacaggatcagactgaaagaagaggaactcagtggactggagtcTGTCCACATGGCAGAGTCAGAGACTGACTGTACTACACCAGgactcaacacactggagccagagtgtgttacagcacacagtggggtcagtgctgtacaccacactgactcaccattgataaaaacagaaactgatCTGGGTCCCACCAACACTGGGTATCTTATTAAGACAGAGAGCCTAGACTTTACAGAGCTTGCATATAGAAACCATCTGCAccctgaccaaatcaaaacagaaacTGATCTGGGTCCCACCAACACTGGGGATCTTATTAAGACAGAGAACCTAGACTTCACAGAGCTGGCATATAGAATCCATCTGCATTCTGACCAAATGAAAACAGAGACTGATGATGGAGGCTACATTAAGGCCGAACACATCAGTGTCCTGCAGGACATTAAATGTGATGACATTAAATCTGATAAAGTGAAGTGTGAACCCAGTGAAATGTTAGTGAGTGATCTCATGAACACTGTGCTTAATGGAGCTGGTGGTGTTCACAAAGACCAGACTGAACCATGGCAGTGTGCAGGAGAGCCAAATCCACACTGCAGGAAACCAGGGAAAGAACAGGACCGTTCCATCCAGCATGTTAGATGCCTTAATGAGCCATCAGAGTTAATCCAAGACAAGGGAAgccatactggtgaaaagccccaCCAATGCTCTCAGTGTGGGAAGCGTTTTCCTCATGAATCTAATTTACATAGGcaccagagaattcattcaggtgaaaaaccttacaaatgtgatcagtgtggtaAGTGTTTTTTATCTAAATCTTATTTAAGCCAACATCAGAGAATCCATACTGGTGAAAAACCTTACAgatgtgatcagtgtgggaagtgttttttatCTAAATCTTATTTAAGCCAACATCAGAGAAtccatactggtgaaaagccctacacatgtactgagtgtgggaagtgtttttcatCTAAATCTTATTTAAGCCAACATCAGAGAAtccatactggtgaaaagccctacacatGTACTgagtgtgagaagtgtttttcATACGAATCAAGTTTCAGAAAACATCAGAGAATCCATACTGGTGAAATGCCCTACACatgtactcagtgtgggaagtgttacTTCTCGAAAACTAATTTAACCAGACATCAGAtaattcatactggtgaaaagtCCTTCAAATGTACGCACTGTGGGAAGTGTTACTTCACGAAAACTCATTTAACCagacatcagagaattcatactggtgaaaagtCCTTCAAATGTACGCACTGTGGGAAGTGTTACTTCACGAAAAATCATTTAACCagacatcagagaattcatactggtgaaaaaccttacaaatgtgatcagtgtggcaAGTGTTTTTCTTGTAAATCTATTTTAAGCCAACATCAGAtaattcatactggtgaaaagccctacaaatgtacgcaatgtgggaagtgtttttcagaTAAATCAAGTTCCAGAAAACATCAGAGAATCCATACTGGTGAAAAGTCCTTCAAATGTacgcagtgtgggaagtgttacTTCACGAAAACTCATTTAACCagacatcagagaattcatactggtgaaaaaccttacaaatgtgatcagtgtggcaAGTGTTTTTCTTGTAAATCTATTTTAAGCCAACATCAGAtaattcatactggtgaaaagccctacaaatgtacgCAATGTGTGAAGTGTTTTTCAGATAAATCAAGTGTCAGAAAACATCAAAGAAtccatactggtgaaaagccctacaaatgtaagtagtgtgggaagtgtttttcagcTAAATCTTATTCAAGCCTCCATCagaaaattcatacaggtgaaaagtcTTACATGTGTACtaagtgtgggaagtgtttaaTTTAAGGAGGCACAggaaaattcatacaggtgaaaacacCTTCAGTGTGAGAAGATTTGGACAGGTAAACAGTCTAATTTGGAAGATTTAAGGAAACTCTGGGCAGTTTATGCAGATGAAAATCCCTTTGCACATTCCTGCCCCTTCAATTATCACCTGATACAAACAGAATGAAATTGTACAATTCAGACTTTAAAACTAACATTTTCAGAAGGAAAATTATTTTCCGCAAAGCCTCGGATGAATGCTCCTGAGCTACTACAAGACTGGCTCTCCTGCCTATCATATAGGAAAGCTCCACTGTAATGAAGTGTATTATGCCCTGCAACTTTGATCACAAACCTTTCTTGTTTTCTAGTCAATCTAGAACCAATATTGATAGTGAAATTGATAGCTGCCACCTTTTAGTATTTCCTGCCCAGAGATGATGGATGAAAATTTACTGGAGCCAATTCTGGTACCGTTGAGTGGCTGAACTGTCCTTGTCAAATAAACTATGTTTTGGACAGCTCGCTGACTGGGACAAACTGGGGTTGCATTTTTATTGAGTACCAAATCTTTTGGACTGTCATATATGAttttattgtttaataaatttcatatttgtatCAATGAAATGGCTTCAATGAtggaaatgacagaaatgtatttgtttggaAAAAATTTTTGGACAGCTGTTTggatatgaaaataaacatggtaacTAAAAGAAACCCaaatgtgtttctctgttttgtTGGCAATTGCAATTGTGGAAAGATGTGCTGGTTCACTGCTCCACCAGGACttccacacaaaccccccccccccccccccccctcctcctcagccCCCACACCAGCCTGGGAAACAGCTTGCCAGGGTGGGCTGTCTGCAGCGTATCATGGTGTGTGGTAAAAGGGTAACCTTAGGACCATACTCCAGCCCAGTAGGTGGTGGTAACGCACAGAACAGGTGTAACAATATCCACAAATAAAATCAGACGAAGGAGAGATTTTTCCTGACGGTGTTTTAGAGGCCGATCTCACATTTCCAGGTAGGCAAACTGGGAGGAGTGCTGGCAGCCTTCCTGAAGCTCGGTTCTGAGTTAGTTCACTGGGAGGTGTGCTGGCATTCTTCCTGAAGCTCGGTTCTGAGTTAGTTCACCGTAAGGAGCTCTGGCAGCCTTCCTGTAGCTCGGTTCTGAGTTAGTTCACTGGGAGGAGTGCTGGCAGCCTTCCTGTAGCTTGGTTCTGAGTTAGTTCACCGTAAGGAGCTCTGGCAGCCTTCCTGTAGCTTGGTTCTGAGTTAGTTCACCGTAAGGAGCTCTGGCAGCCTTCCTGTAGCTCGGTTCTGAGTTAGTTCACTGGAAGGAGTGCTGGCAGCCTTCCTGTAGCTTGGTTCTGAGTTAGTTCACTGGGAGGTGTGCTGGCAGCCTTCCTGTAGCTCGGTTCTGAGTTAGTTCATCGCAGAAAAGGGATGAGTTCCGAGCACAAAACTCTGGTTCAGACACAAATAAATCTTGCATTGTTTTTCTGCTCGGAGACAGAACAACCATATTTGTCATTTAATTCCTTCCAAAGAACACCAAAGAAATCTGGGGATAAGGGCTATTAGGAGAGATGAAGCAAGAGACGGATTTCTTGTGTAATAGTAATATCTAGTAACATTTCTTCACTGCTGTTCATCGTATACATCTTTTATACAttgactgcacacagtacttcaagtgtggtctaacaagagtattgtataaggtaaCTTCCTTGGACTTGGACTCAATAttcctggctatgtatcctagcatcctctTGGCCTTTTctactgctaccgcacattaactattacccccaagtctcgagcactatccaattttgtaccccccATAAAGTAATtctgccttatatttttatttcccacgtgTAGTACTTAGTTGtcttgaatttcatttgccagaTTTCTGACTCatggattctgtttaagtcttcctggattactctAGTACAGTCcatactgttagctaaacctatttttgtatcatctgctctaatttaactaaattccTTTCAATGCCCGTGTCAAGATCATtgatgtaaatgaggaagagcagtgccCCCAGCGCCGacccctgtgggactccacttcccacaataccctgcttggataaggcccctcctactactactatttGTGTTCTATCCTGTAACCAATGAATAAAATCACCATgacgtcacaacagcaaataactTAGTTCTGTGTGGATAGGGTtgaggaatgtgaatagcaggcagtgtttccAGTGTCATTTTAACTGAGGTCTTAAAACGTAAACTCAATGTtggaatgtaaaaataatttatgaaaactgaacaaaactgttttatttatatgatgaTAGCTAATGTAACGTTAATGTTAGATGTCAATGCCCTCCCCTAaagttagctagccaacatcattaacatgcataaccaagtggtgctgatgtAGTAAATATTGAGAAAAAAATCACCAAGCAGCAtgatcattccatggtcaaagtcacttagatcacattctcaTAGTTGACGTGAACAtaacctgaagctcctgactggTATCTGTATgactttatgcattgcactgctgccacacgattggctgattagatcattgcatgaataagtaggtgtacaggtgttacTGATAAagtttggtgagtgtatgtcttcCGTAACAGCAGGGTATGTTTGATTCAGAGAGTACGGGAATACAAAGGCGTGTAAAACATGTTTGTagcggcctgtatcgtagtggttatggtacatgactgggacccgcaaggttggtaaTTTGATCcactgtgtagccacaataagatccacacccattgggcccttgagcaacgtCCTtaagcattgctccaggggaggattgtctcctgcttagtctaatcaactgtacgaaTGTAagaatggcattaatgtaatgtaccccaCATTTGTGTGTCCTGACTGTTGTGAGGAAATGTATCTCATTGGTAAAATAAACCCATCAGATTCTGAAAATGTATGGGGAGTTTCAGTGATGACCAAAAGGGTGAAACTGTTTAACATGGATATGCACTGGGCACAACATGGAGTGAAGCTCCTACACTGTATATATCATGGGCCAAGGATGGAcgattcaatttaatttccttcaGTTACCCTGGTTCAATAAAATAATGAGCATTTTACGCCAATGCCAGTTTAGTTATATCTTAAACAGTAAAGCGTTTGATTTTGTTACACAAAAACTGTTGTGGAAGGGGATAATAAGGGCTTTTGGGGCGGCACATTCCAGTCCAGTAGGTGGCGGTGAATGAGCCTTACAATACCCGAAGACgaacaacacatttttactgtcggtcttttttttttctttttttttatctgtggATACCATTGCACTTACAGTTCAAGGGACAATGGTTGAGATGGCCAGAAAACCTGCCTACAAGCAGCCGCGGTCGAATaaactttcttctttttctaaAGAACCAATTCAGTTACGGAGTGGAATTGATGACTTTCGTTTCGTTCACCTAACAACGACCTACTGTGTTTAACACACACGAGATTATTTAATTGGAATTAACTTCGCCTATCAACACAAGAAATCAAATCAATGGAATAAATATGGGTAAGCTGGGAATTGTCTTTatgtacgtttttttttttttttttatgcgaAGCTTTCTATGCGGTATTTCATTAGTCGCACGACTGTTTCCACAAGTTTCCCCGTTCCCCGTTCTCATTATATTTCTTCTTAGTACCTCCCTGTTTACATTTCGCCAGATGTGCATTCAATCTAATGGCTATCCTCGTTTTGGTCGAAGCACATTCGACACGGGAGGTccttagatttttattttatttttaccgaTAATCAAGAAGAGTGCCTGACCCGCAAACGTAGTCTACAAATTGTTTTACACGGCGGAAGTTGTTTCAAGTAATACcgtttttgaaaaaagaagacGAGTCAccacttcagttttttttttttaaacacactttgAGGCTCAGGCACTTCAAGCTCGCGCGGTCCTAAAATTCCTTCCCGCGCAAAATGCCCTACCCGTAACGTAAGCCTACACACACGCTATTGTCTCCGAAATTGtggatttataataataatcggTCCACGCTATTTATTTACACGGTATAATGGTTTTCAGTCTAATATTTTAGATGAGTTCGCTTATCCTACTCGCTCTCATGGTCATGCTACTTTACTTCGCATAAGTCGTATGAATACAGAACAGGTGAAAGCAGCTTCATTACGCTGCTCATAACTGGAACCGTGTACACGACACCTGAAAACTGGATCACCGAAATAACGTGGAGGGTTcgatcattattttaattgccgGATACACGCTCTTGTTTCTCGTAATGCGTTCAGTTTATCAACTTCTACTTACCTTCATCTTGTCATTGTGATTCttctttctctgtattttgtATTGATATGATTTACGCATTGTTATGTATCCCATAAGACTGCTGGGAAAAGAGCATTACTCACTCGGTCTTCTTTGGttaaatgaaatttaaaataaatcttatgAACAAATTGCAAAGTGTCTTCCTGGACAATGAATGAATTGTACCAGTACATTCTATCTGATGTATGATCTAGAGCATGTCGTAGGCCATTGAGAAAGATGTAGGATTACTTCAAAGATTTGCGTATACTCCACCTCTGCCCAGCATGTTAAAATGCATATAGGGAGCCAGTATTAAATAATGTATGATATTTTCTGATTTGGTGTGTGGTAGGCTTAAAATGCAAGCAATAAGTTTGGGGGAGAAATGCAAGGTTATATCCTGTCACAGCATGAATCAAACGCataaatgggaaaaataaaCGTCAATCGCCTGCTGAAAGTAATTCCATCGTAGCGGGAAACGTTCAAAATCAAATTGGATAATGAATccctaacaaaacaaaaactgtacGCTACTCGTGAAACCTTCATGAAAAGTATCAAGTTGGGATCGAACACTGCGATTTAGTGACGGTGCCACCATTACGACCAAAAATTGAAATGGACCAGTTTAGTTATCACACCTGCAGAgaatattttttgaaagtctGGATTTCTCTTGGGAAGCAGTTCTCACGGCTCGGCCGTGAAAATCTCTTAAGCAATTGTTTACTTTTTAAACAGATGTGCACAAATTGCaaagtgttatttttatattgtagaGTGtgttaatcacaaaaaaacttaGTTTTAagataaatgtttgcatttgccgaaagcctcaaaagacaggaaatgaaattgatcagcccaAACCAAACATCAGCCGCATTTGTATTTGGCTCGCTATCTAACAAGAGCTGAAGAAAATCACTTGCAAGCCCTTCCTCCACATCTCTTAAGCGGATGTCATCTACGAGCAAAAAGTGGAATTTTGACGTTCATTGATGATAAATTCAGAGTTGAATTGAATCCTCaaccaaaggttttgtttttatagctaGCATACATAATGATGCTAATCGGGAATAAAAATGGATTCTGTTGTCTTCACTTGTCAGCTTATGTGGTTACACCAGTTTAAGGCTAAATCCCTTCCCCTGTTTCCCTCCAGGAGCTGCACTTCTGCACACctttgagcagcagtatgatgcagacactgagacaacactaccagagctcactgagcagcacaggatcagactgaaagaagagtaactcag
The sequence above is a segment of the Conger conger chromosome 4, fConCon1.1, whole genome shotgun sequence genome. Coding sequences within it:
- the LOC133127136 gene encoding zinc finger protein 345-like — translated: MMQAGVCLRQDTETTLPELTEQHRIRLKEEELSGLESVHMAESETDCTTPGLNTLEPECVTAHSGVSAVHHTDSPLIKTETDLGPTNTGYLIKTESLDFTELAYRNHLHPDQIKTETDLGPTNTGDLIKTENLDFTELAYRIHLHSDQMKTETDDGGYIKAEHISVLQDIKCDDIKSDKVKCEPSEMLVSDLMNTVLNGAGGVHKDQTEPWQCAGEPNPHCRKPGKEQDRSIQHVRCLNEPSELIQDKGSHTGEKPHQCSQCGKRFPHESNLHRHQRIHSGEKPYKCDQCGKCFLSKSYLSQHQRIHTGEKPYRCDQCGKCFLSKSYLSQHQRIHTGEKPYTCTECGKCFSSKSYLSQHQRIHTGEKPYTCTECEKCFSYESSFRKHQRIHTGEMPYTCTQCGKCYFSKTNLTRHQIIHTGEKSFKCTHCGKCYFTKTHLTRHQRIHTGEKSFKCTHCGKCYFTKNHLTRHQRIHTGEKPYKCDQCGKCFSCKSILSQHQIIHTGEKPYKCTQCGKCFSDKSSSRKHQRIHTGEKSFKCTQCGKCYFTKTHLTRHQRIHTGEKPYKCDQCGKCFSCKSILSQHQIIHTGEKPYKCTQCVKCFSDKSSVRKHQRIHTGEKPYKCK